From Salvia splendens isolate huo1 chromosome 3, SspV2, whole genome shotgun sequence, a single genomic window includes:
- the LOC121796211 gene encoding serine/threonine-protein kinase STY13-like, translated as MLEAPKFTGIIGLNNNNHENYDFSHFYRKLNEGSNMSTESYGSLQLSNGGGSVAMSVDNSSVGSNDSHTRILGHNGLRHVKDYTVDASVNHVRVSHGLSDDALARALMDPRYPTEGLGNYDEWTLDLRKLNMGPAFAQGAFGKLYRGTYNGEDVAIKLLEKPENDAETALFMEQQFQQEVMMLATLKHANIVRFIGGCRKPLVWCIVTEYAKGGSVRQFLTKRQNRSVPLRLAVKQALDVARGMAYVHGLNLIHRDLKSDNLLISADKSIKIADFGVARIEVQTEGMTPETGTYRWMAPEMIQHRPYTQKVDVYSFGIVLWELITGMLPFQNMTAVQAAFAVVNKGVRPTIPNDCLPALGQIMTLCWDGNPDVRPPFSEVVRMLEAAETEIMTTVRKARFRCCMSQPMTTD; from the exons ATGTTGGAGGCTCCGAAGTTTACTGGAATTATAGGCTTAAACAACAACAATCatgaaaattatgatttttCGCATTTCTATCGCAAGCTCAATGAGGGATCAAATATGTCAACTGAGAGTTACGGGAGCTTGCAATTGAGCAATGGTGGAGGCTCGGTTGCCATGTCGGTGGACAACAGTAGTGTTGGATCGAATGATTCCCACACTCGTATCTTGGGTCACAATGGCCTCAGGCATGTCAAGGACTATACTGTTGATGCCAGTGTCAATCACGTGAGAGTTTCTCATGGTCTGAGTGATGACGCCCTAGCTAGAGCTTTGATGGATCCTAGATACCCTACTGAGGGTCTTGGTAATTATGACGAATGGACACTTGACTTGAGGAAGCTCAACATGGGACCTGCTTTTGCTCAGGGTGCATTTGGAAAGCTCTACAGGGGTACATATAATGGCGAGGACGTTGCAATTAAGCTTTTGGAGAAGCCAGAGAATGATGCAGAGACGGCGCTCTTTATGGAGCAGCAGTTTCAACAAGAAGTAATGATGTTGGCTACGCTGAAGCACGCGAATATTGTTCGTTTTATTGGTGGATGCCGGAAACCGCTAGTCTGGTGTATTGTGACAGAGTATGCCAAGGGGGGTTCAGTCCGCCAATTCTTGACAAAACGTCAGAACCGTTCAGTGCCTTTAAGGTTGGCTGTAAAACAGGCCCTGGATGTGGCTAGAGGGATGGCATATGTTCACGGATTGAATCTAATTCACCGGGACTTAAAGTCTGACAATTTACTAATTTCTGCTGATAAGTCAATCAAGATTGCGGATTTTGGGGTTGCTCGTATAGAGGTGCAAACAGAAGGAATGACACCAGAAACAGGCACTTATCGGTGGATGGCCCC GGAAATGATCCAGCACAGGCCTTACACCCAGAAAGTCGATGTATATAGCTTTGGGATCGTACTATGGGAGCTGATCACAGGGATGCTCCCGTTCCAGAACATGACTGCTGTGCAGGCAGCATTTGCTGTTGTGAACAAAGGTGTTCGCCCAACCATCCCCAACGACTGTCTTCCTGCGTTGGGTCAGATCATGACGCTTTGTTGGGATGGTAATCCCGATGTCAGGCCCCCCTTCAGCGAGGTGGTAAGAATGCTTGAGGCTGCCGAGACAGAGATCATGACTACTGTGAGAAAAGCTCGTTTCCGGTGCTGTATGAGTCAGCCGATGACTACGGATTGA
- the LOC121796212 gene encoding glycogen synthase-like yields the protein MIIQGCSSQPTSGPRSCFSTFFLLPNSNRYSFKKRATTLKHELDVVSCRFNSPSTNFRIQALEANKLDGVKAEGSRTNLQYDHLTWPSPSDKVPFWKREFPSWDISDSGHVDIRKDSDPIHIIHVTAEMAPIAKVGGLGDVVTGLARACLVHGHTVDVFLPFYECINKQRIKELTLISTYGSYHDGSWIPTNVYRGVVFGIPVVFIEPTNHFFKGQSVYGGSYDELEAYLFFSRACLEWLQVSATQPDIIHVHEWQTAGLPLLYWDMYQYLSLQKPRIVLTIHNLEHYGECRQEQLNKCGLDGSAYATEEKAMDDRTIGHNPERLSLLKGGIVYSNAVVTVSPTYLKETLYSGWLAATLIRHRDKYFGILNGIDTAIWNPATDAFLPAKFDANQIEGKKICKLYVQRGLGLVPEEQDSAKVPLVVCITRLVAQKGLHLITNAIRHVEALNGQMIILGTAPDARVGSEFEGLAQLHNEGSSIRILQMYSEELSHMLYAAADIVLVPSIYEPCGLSQMIGMRYGAVPLVRKTGGLADTVFDMDDQSHSEIANGFVFEGIDEGSLNCTLDRAFSFYREKPNEWRDTVKKVLQMDNSWNNAAGKYIDVYNNVRVEHH from the exons ATGATCATCCAAGGCTGTTCTTCGCAGCCCACATCAGGCCCAAGAAGCTGCTTCTCCACCTTCTTTTTGTTGCCGAATTCGAACAGATATAGTTTCAAGAAGAGGGCTACAACATTGAAGCATGAATTGGATGTTGTCAGCTGTCGTTTCAACTCACCGTCCACAAATTTCAGGATTCAGGCATTAGAAGCCAACaag TTGGATGGTGTTAAAGCAGAAGGTTCGAGAACAAATTTACAGTATGATCATCTTACATGGCCTTCTCCGAGTGACAAAGTTCCGTTCTGGAAGAGGGAGTTTCCATCTTGGGACATCAGCGACAGCGGCCATGTTGACATCCGGAAGGATTCTGACCCTATCCATATCATTCATGTCACAGCTGAAATGGCACCCATAGCTAAGGTGGGAGGTCTTGGGGATGTTGTGACCGGGCTAGCCCGTGCTTGTTTGGTGCATGGCCATACTGTGGATGTCTTTCTACCTTTCTATGAATGCATCAACAAACAGCGTATCAAAGAGCTCACACTGATCAGTACGTATGGCTCGTATCATGATGGGAGCTGGATCCCCACGAACGTCTATCGTGGAGTAGTTTTTGGAATTCCTGTTGTATTTATTGAACCGACTAACCATTTCTTCAAGGGACAAAGCGTGTACGGAGGTTCATATGATGAACTGGAAGCGTATTTGTTCTTTAGTCGTGCCTGCCTCGAATGGCTGCAG GTCTCTGCAACTCAGCCCGACATTATTCATGTCCATGAGTGGCAGACTGCTGGTTTGCCGTTGCTCTACTGGGATATGTATCAGTATCTGTCCCTTCAG AAACCACGAATTGTGTTGACGATCCATAATCTGGAGCACTATGGAGAATGCAG GCAAGAGCAATTGAACAAGTGCGGTCTTGATGGATCCGCATATGCGACTGAAGAGAAG GCTATGGATGATAGAACAATTGGGCACAACCCCGAGAGATTAAGTTTGCTAAAAGGAGGCATTGTCTACAGCAATGCGGTAGT TACAGTTTCTCCAACATATCTCAAGGAAACACTTTACTCGGGATGGCTTGCTGCAACACTGATACGACATCGTGACAA GTACTTCGGTATTTTGAACGGAATAGATACTGCAATTTGGAACCCTGCCACAGATGCATTCTTGCCTGCTAAGTTTGATG CTAACCAAATCGAAGGGAAAAAGATCTGCAAGCTTTATGTGCAAAGAGGGCTTGGTTTGGTTCCCGAAGAACAGGACTCTGCTAAGGTGCCCCTGGTCGTCTGCATCACTCGTTTAGTTGCTCAGAAAGGTCTCCATTTGATCACTAATGCAATCAGACATGTAGAAGCCCTT AATGGACAAATGATCATTTTGGGGACTGCTCCAGATGCTCGAGTTGGCAGTGAATTTGAAGGTCTTGCTCAATTG CACAATGAAGGTTCTAGCATTCGGATTCTTCAGATGTACAG CGAGGAGCTGTCCCACATGCTCTATGCAGCGGCCGACATTGTGTTGGTTCCATCCATATACGAGCCATGCGGACTCTCTCAGATGATTGGGATGCGCTATGGAGCG GTTCCCCTGGTCAGAAAGACTGGTGGTCTTGCAGACACTGTTTTCGACATGGATGATCAGTCACATTCTGAGATTGCGAACGG GTTTGTTTTCGAAGGGATCGATGAAGGATCGTTGAACTGCACTCTAGATCGTGCTTTTTCTTTCTACCGCGAGA AGCCTAATGAATGGAGGGACACGGTGAAGAAGGTTTTGCAGATGGATAATAGCTGGAACAATGCAGCAGGAAAGTATATTGATGTCTATAACAATGTCAGAGTTGAACATCATTGA